In one window of Palaemon carinicauda isolate YSFRI2023 chromosome 2, ASM3689809v2, whole genome shotgun sequence DNA:
- the LOC137616311 gene encoding calcium-transporting ATPase sarcoplasmic/endoplasmic reticulum type-like: MKGYSHLLTLRAGGGGGGGGGGGGGRRGGGGGINNRFLIVNIQPTSRDPNFTNVFTLLLQERNAESAIEALKEYEPEMGKVVRANKTGVQKIKAKEIVPGDIVEVSVGDKIPADLRLIKIYSTTLRIDQSILTGESVSVIKHCDAIPDPKAVNQDKKNILFSGTNVAAGKARGVVMGTGLATAIGKIRTQMAETEEIKTPLQQKLDEFGEQLSKVISIICVAVWAINIGHFNDPAHGGSWIKGAIYYFKIAVALAVAAIPEGLPAVITTCLALGTRRMAKKNAIVRSLPSVETLGCTSVICSDKTGTLTTNQMSVSRMFIMDKVEGNDCSLLEFEITGSTYEPIGDIYLKGAKVKGADFEGLQELATVSIMCNDSSIDFNEFKNIFEKVGEATETALIVLGEKINPYSVAKTGLDRRSAAIVVKGDIDTKWKKEFTLEFSRDRKSMSSYCVPLKPTRLGTGPKMFVKGAPEGVLERCTHVRVGTQKVPLTAGVREKILDVTRDYGCGRDTLRCLGLATIDSPMKPEDMDLAEASKFYTYEVNMTFVGVVGMLDPPRKEVFDSIQKCRAAGIRVIVITGDNKATAEAICRRIGVFKEDEDTTGMSYSGREFDELSEDEQRKAVMRARLFSRVEPFHKSKIVEYLQGEKEISAMTGDGVNDAPALKKAEIGIAMGSGTAVAKSASEMVLADDNFSSIVAAVEEGRAIYNNMKQFIRYLISSNIGEVVSIFLTAALGLPEALIPVQLLWVNLVTDGLPATALGFNPPDLDIMEKPPRKADEGLISGWLFFRYMAIGGYVGCATVFAASWWFMYDPTGPQLNYYQLSHHLSCIGDEENFAGLDCGIFNHPAPMTMALSVLVTIEMLNALNSLSENQSLIVMPPWVNIWLLAAMALSMTLHFIILYVEILGTVFQVMPLSVAQWVAVLKISLPVLLMDETLKFVARTYADVPDKVK, from the exons ATGAAAGGATACAGTCACCTCCTGACAttaagagcaggaggaggaggaggaggaggaggaggaggaggaggaggaagaaggggagggggaggaggaataaACAATCGATTCTTGATTG TCAATATCCAACCTACGTCTCGAGACCCCAACTTTACTAATGTTTTCACTCTTCTCTTGCAGGAGCGAAATGCCGAATCCGCCATTGAAGCCCTGAAGGAATACGAGCCCGAAATGGGCAAAGTTGTCCGAGCCAACAAAACTGGTGTCCAGAAGATTAAGGCCAAGGAAATCGTCCCTGGTGACATCGTTGAGGTCTCag TCGGTGACAAGATCCCCGCTGATCTCCGTCTGATCAAGATCTACTCCACGACGCTGCGTATCGACCAGTCTATCCTGACTGGAGAGTCCGTTTCCGTCATCAAACATTGCGATGCCATCCCCGACCCCAAGGCTGTCAACCAG GACAAGAAGAACATCCTCTTCTCTGGCACCAATGTCGCCGCTGGAAAGGCTCGTGGTGTTGTCATGGGCACTGGCCTCGCAACAGCTATTG GTAAGATCCGTACCCAGATGGCCGAAACTGAAGAAATCAAGACTCCCCTGCAGCAGAAACTTGATGAATTTGGTGAACAGCTCTCAAAGGTCATTTCCATTATCTGCGTTGCTGTATGGGCCATCAACATTGGTCACTTTAATGATCCCGCTCACGGCGGTTCCTGGATCAAGGGTGCCATCTACTACTTCAAGATTGCTGTTGCCTTGGCTGTCGCTGCTATCCCCGAAGGTTTGCCCGCTGTCATCACCACTTGCCTCGCCTTGGGCACCCGCCGTATGGCCAAGAAGAATGCTATTGTGAGGTCTTTACCCTCTGTGGAAACTCTCGGTTGTACTTCTGTTATCTGTTCTGACAAGACCGGCACACTCACAACTAACCAAATGTCCGTTTCCCGTATGTTCATCATGGATAAGGTTGAAGGTAATGACTGCTCTCTTCTAGAATTCGAGATCACTGGTTCCACTTATGAGCCCATCGGTGACATTTACCTCAAGGGTGCTAAAGTCAAGGGTGCTGACTTTGAAGGTCTGCAGGAACTTGCCACTGTCTCTATCATGTGCAACGATTCTTCTATTGATTTCAACGAATTCAAGAACATTTTTGAGAAGGTTGGTGAAGCCACTGAAACTGCCCTTATTGTTTTGGGTGAAAAGATTAACCCATACAGCGTGGCAAAAACTGGTCTTGATCGCCGCTCTGCTGCTATTGTTGTTAAGGGTGACATTGACACCAAGTGGAAGAAGGAATTCACTTTGGAGTTCTCCCGTGATCGTAAGTCCATGTCTTCATACTGTGTGCCTCTGAAGCCTACTCGTCTCGGAACTGGTCCCAAAATGTTCGTCAAAGGCGCTCCCGAGGGTGTACTTGAGCGTTGCACGCACGTCCGCGTTGGCACACAGAAGGTTCCTCTTACTGCTGGTGTAAGGGAAAAGATTCTAGACGTCACCCGTGATTATGGTTGTGGTCGTGATACTCTCCGTTGCCTTGGTCTTGCTACTATTGATTCTCCAATGAAACCAGAAGATATGGATCTCGCTGAAGCTAGCAAATTCTACACATATGAGGTTAACATGACATTTGTTGGTGTCGTTGGTATGCTTGATCCTCCCCGCAAGGAAGTATTTGACTCCATCCAGAAGTGCCGTGCTGCTGGTATCCGTGTCATTGTCATCACTGGTGATAACAAGGCTACTGCTGAAGCTATCTGCCGTCGTATTGGTGTATTCAAGGAAGATGAAGATACAACTGGTATGTCTTACTCTGGTCGTGAATTTGATGAGCTCAGTGAAGATGAACAGAGGAAGGCAGTCATGCGTGCCCGTCTCTTCTCTCGTGTAGAGCCATTCCACAAATCTAAGATTGTTGAGTACCTTCAAGGAGAGAAAGAAATTTCTGCCATGACTGGCGATGGTGTCAATGATGCTCCTGCTCTTAAGAAAGCTGAAATTGGTATTGCTATGGGTTCCGGCACTGCTGTTGCTAAGAGCGCCTCTGAGATGGTACTTGCTGATGATAACTTCTCATCTATTGTAGCTGCCGTTGAGGAAGGTCGTGCCATTTACAACAACATGAAGCAGTTCATCCGTTACCTCATTTCCTCTAACATTGGTGAGGTCGTATCTATTTTCCTGACAGCTGCTCTTGGCTTGCCAGAGGCTCTCATTCCAGTCCAGCTCCTGTGGGTCAACCTTGTGACTGATGGTCTTCCCGCTACTGCCCTTGGTTTCAATCCACCTGATCTTGACATCATGGAGAAGCCCCCACGTAAAGCTGATGAGGGTTTGATCTCTGGCTGGCTCTTCTTCCGTTACATGGCCATTGGAGGATATGTAGGCTGTGCTACAGTATTTGCTGCCTCCTGGTGGTTCATGTATGACCCAACTGGTCCTCAACTCAACTATTATCAGCTGTCCCACCATCTTTCCTGTATTGGTGATGAAGAAAACTTTGCGGGATTGGACTGTGGTATCTTCAACCACCCTGCACCCATGACCATGGCTTTGTCAGTGTTGGTCACCATTGAGATGCTCAACGCCTTGAACAG CTTGTCTGAGAACCAGTCGCTGATCGTGATGCCTCCCTGGGTCAACATCTGGCTGCTGGCAGCTATGGCCCTCTCCATGACCCTTCACTTCATCATTCTCTATGTTGAAATCCTTGGT ACTGTGTTCCAGGTGATGCCTCTTAGTGTAGCTCAGTGGGTAGCAGTATTGAagatttctcttcctgttttgttgATGGATGAAACACTCAAATTCGTTGCCCGCACATACGCCGATG TGCCCGACAAAGTCAAGTAA